Genomic DNA from Penaeus monodon isolate SGIC_2016 chromosome 15, NSTDA_Pmon_1, whole genome shotgun sequence:
CAAGGGAGTTGGAATACCGGCTCTCTCACTCTGATTTCCAGAGTCTCTGCAGTGCAGGGGAGCAGAGTCCCGGCACAACAGAGGCAGCAAGTCTACCCCAAGAGTCTCATCAGGTGTGTGTTAAAAGTGTCAATAGTGGTGCAGCCATCAGTGAATCAGTCCATTCTAGTCCCAACAGTGTGGGtattccccaaaaatcaaaaacaacaagTCAAACAAGTGTCAGAAGTGGGTTGCTGTCAGGCAGTCAACATAGCGGCTCAAGTATATTAAGAACAAGTGTGAGAAGAAGAGATGCAACAACCTCAGAGACAGATGTGAGACTCACATCACTGCCTCACATCACAACTAGTACAATTAACCTTACCTCGAAGTCACAAGAAATGGAGCTAGATCATAGTGATGCTCAGCTCTCCAAGGCCCCAGTGCCCAATGTAGAGCTTGCAGTCATTGATCGAATGCACATCATTGAAATGGAATCCTCAGGAACCAGCTCAGAGAACCAGTCAGATTATGAAAACATTTATGAGGGACAAGAAGCCAGGCGAAACCTCCCTCCAAAGCCTGCTAACCTTGTTATTGCTCAAAACCTTAATGAAACACAGTCAACACAGGCCTCTGTGCCACATGACTATGAAAACATTTGTGCTGTCAACATAAACAGGGCAATGTGGGGTCTTCGTCACTGGAAAACCTACTCAGACATTGAGGACAGGATTCATGATGACAGTACATATAAGGAGAGACTTAAGGCATTGGACAGCACTCTGATGTCTAGTTTCCACTCTGACTACAGTTCTGTCAGAGGTTTACAGGCATTGAGATCAAACAGTGTTATTGATGATTCAGAATCTGTTTTGTCTAGATCACTGCCAGATTTAAGCACCCTTCGCCTGGAAACCTGTCTNNNNNNNNNNNNNNNNNNNNNNNNNNNNNNNNNNNNNNNNNNNNNNNNNNNNNNNNNNNNNNNNNNNNNNNNNNATGAGATAGAAACTGATAATAAGCAAGTCTCAGATGAAGCAGAGGATGACAACAGGCTCATGGCAGTTCTGAACCAGCTTCGAGCAAGCAAATCCATGAACAAGTCTAGTTCTGTGGACAACATTCCCAATTATGAGACTATTTGGGTTGGAGATGTTGCAAAGCCAGACACCTCTAATACGTCATCACAGATGAGTTCCCTAACGAGCAAGTCTTCCTTGGTAGTCACCATTGGTGATGTTCGGGCCAAGGAATCTCTCTGCAACCTGTATTACTCCACAATGTCTGACCTTTCATTCAGATATTACagtgagagaatgaggaagaacagCTCTTCTGGTTCACTTGCTTCCAAGCGAAGCACACGTGATACCTCAAGGGAAATGATGAGAGCAATTTCTGTCCCGGACAACAAGACCTTGTTGGAGGTGAGTCAGCTGATAGAGGagcaaaagaagagggaagaagaggaagccaAGCAGATCAGCGGCCAAGGGGGAACTACAGTAGCTACTCCATGCACGCCTCGCCCATTGAAGTTTGGCCCAGGAGCCACCCCAGTACGGTCAGACCCATCCAACAACAGGCCAAGAAGAAAGTTCTCTATGTTACGTGAAAGATTTGAGAACCCCAACTGGACGCCTCTGCGTTCACCCATGAAAAGACGTCCCTCAACCCAGAGAAGAAACTCCTTCCAAGACAGGACTGCAAAGGCACTCCAAGCAGGCATGAAGGTGTTCAGGAGGCCTCGGGTCCATGTCATTACACCAAAGAAAGGGGAAGACAAGATGGACACCCCTCGCCTCAAGAGTCCTTTCAAGTCTAGGAATGTAACACCATCCAACACCCTGGGCATGAAGATTGGGCCAGAGCCCCTCACCACAGAAACAGCTCTGAAGACAAGGCTTTTGGAAAGTGAGGGTGCAACAGCCATCCATAAAACTCCCCACATCAAGACTCCTGCTGACAACAGGCTCACCAAAAGAACACCAAAGACCAGCACTCCTGAGAACAAACAACCCCTTGTCAAGAAGACTCCAGTTCCTATCAAAGGAGCCAAGAACCTGACTGAAGGCCCTAAGACAAGCACACCTGAAGGAAATAAGCAACTGCCCCAGATAAGCATTCTCAGTGCTGTGTCCAGTGTTGTGCCATCTCCAGAAAGTGTACTTAAGTTCAACCTTTCTGACCACCAGCAAAGGATCCCCTTGTCAGAAAATGTCCACCAAATACGCACAAGCTCCAAGTCCCTGGCCATGCCAGCCATAAAGGAAGCAGAATACATTCCAAGTGTTCTTTTGCCAAAGCCATTTTATGGATCACTTCAGTCAGGAGTTGCTCATGGTAGCCAGAGTCTTGCACTAAAGCCTACCAGAATTATCACAAGTGATGAGAACAGCCAAGACATTCGAAGTCGTCCCTCTGGCAGTGGTCTTGGTTCCTCTCAGAGTGTCCTGAGCCTGAAGGCAAAGCAGGCCTCTCCTCTAGCTGATGGTGGCAGCAGGCTTGGCCAAAGCCAAGCCATGTTCTCGGGCATCCTAGGTCTGCCTCCCTACCAGCAAGAGCCCTGCAGGCCAGCCATCATTAGTGTGACGGAGAGCACTGAGAACCCTAGTGGCCAGCAAAACATTTCAATAAGCCGCATTGTGCTATCCTCTCCACAGTCCCCCAATTTCAATATGCAGAAGTCAACCTTATCACCAACGTCAAAGATATTTTCCAGAAGAATATAAGGATTTAAGGTCTGTAGCTATTGATACAATATTTACTGattgtttctatttattttttccccctcaataAGAGATTCAGACACTTAGtgaaatatacacattatttctgttataatttgTTCATATGTTCATAATGTTCCATGTTTCTTGAATGCTAACTTAGGGATAATAATTGATAggataaacatgtatatagaagagagaattTAAGTTAAAGCATTCACattcttttgtaattttctttttttttgtcatatatcattattagtgatgTTTAACTTGTATGTCGAAGTAAGAGAtactgtaatttttctttttgaaaaactaATTTTAGAAATTAAATCTCATTGTATTAGCTATTCATTTTAGTTAGTAACAAAGCAATATGGAAACAGCATTATTTTAGAACTGATAAGCACATCCTATGTGCTTCATTAagaattgtttttgtttatggagGCTGTCCTTTCCTTAGTCATTACGATCATTAACCTTTGTTGTATCTATGTTGGCACACATTCCTTAACTTGTAAGGTTTCTTCATAAACTCTTTGCATTTATCACACAGATTTCTTTTACTCATTTCATGTGTGATTGGTAATTCATCCTTTGAATATCATAGTGTGTTTGTCACCATACATTTAGTTAACAATTTCGATGAAAGACAGCAAAGCTTTAGTGATATATGTACTGGTAATTCATTGTCATGTGATTGTATGCCTGTATGCATTATTTCCCCCTTAAACTTTCCTTCTCACCCCCTTTTTGGctctctttgtatataaatgacctgattaccaaaaaaaaaaaatgaaaagggagtgGAAACAGTGTAAGAAGCTGATGTATGGTTTACTCTCCCCTTAAGTTCTCATAACCAtataatgttttttctctctctcaattaataACTTGAGAGATGGTACCAAACTCAACAGAACCAAAGTGAATGAAAGTGTTGGAAAAAGTGGTTTCAGTCTTGACATTACAAAATACTGTGTGTTTGTTACCCTGTGCAGTATGTGGTGTATAGTGTTATGAAAGTGGAGGTGAAACTTTTGTAAATTGTAGAATAGCTGAGTGTACATGTCAAAAGTCATTTTTATATATCGTGATATTATATtccaaatatatttacatatatttacttattaaaatGTAAGATTTATCNNNNNNNNNNNNNNNNNNNNNNNNNNNNNNNNNNNNNNNNNNNNNNNNNNNNNNNNNNNNNNNNNNNNNNNNNNNNNNNNNNNNNNNNNNNNNNNNNNNNNNNNNNNNNNNNNNNNNNNNNNNNNNNNNNNNNNNNNNNNNNNNNNNNNNNNNNNNNNNNNNNNNNNNNNNNNNNNNNNNNNNNNNNNNNNNNNNNNNNNNNNNNNNNNNNNNNNNNNNNNNNNNNNNNNNNNNNNNNNNNNNNNNNNNNNNNNNNNNNNNNNNNNNNNNNNNNNNNNNNNNNNNNNNNNNNNNNNNNNNNNNNNNNNNNNNNNNNNNNNNNNNNNNNNNNNNNNNNNNNNNNNNNNNNNNNNNNNNNNNNNNNNNNNNNNNNNNNNNNNNNNNNNNNNNNNNNNNNNNNNNNNNNNNNNNNNNNNNNNNNNNNNNNNNNNNNNNNNNNNNNNNNNNNNNNNNNNNNNNNNNNNNNNNNNNNNNNNNNNNNNNNNNNNNNNNNNNNNNNNNNNNNNNNNNNNNNNNNNNNNNNNNNNNNNNNNNNNNNNNNNNNNNNNNNNNNNNNNNNNNNNNNNNNNNNNNNNNNNNNNNNNNNNNNNNNNNNNNNNNNNNNNNNNNNNNNNNNNNNNNNNNNNNNNNNNNNNNNNNNNNNNNNNNNNNNNCTATGCCCCTGCCTCTCTGAAACGTGTAGTAGCtacagagaaacaaagaacagAACCTGAGGAGCTAGTTCTACACGACAGCAGGGCATCTGCAGATCTGTTTTAtaaatttatctgttatattttgTAATGAGGATTGTCTTGCCTAGAaatgtgcttgagtgtgtgtctataaagGGCTGTAAGACCAGTGTAANNNNNNNNNNNNNNNNNNNNNNNNNNNNNNNNNNNNNNNNNNNNNNNNNNNNNNNNNNNNNNNNNNNNNNNNNNNNNNNNNNNNNNNNNNNNNNNNNNNNNNNNNNNNNNNNNNNNNNNNNNNNNNNNNNNNNNNNNNNNNNNNNNNNNNNNNNNNNNNNNNNNNNNNNNNNNNNNNNNNNNNNNNNNNNNNNNNNNNNNNNNNNNNNNNNNNNNNNNNNNNNNNNNNNNNNNNNNNNNNNNNNNNNNNNNNNNNNNNNNNNNNNNNNNNNNNNNNNNNNNNNNNNNNNNNNNNNNNNNNNNNNNNNNNNNNNNNNNNNNNNNNNNNNNNNNNNNNNNNNNNNNNNNNNNNNNNNNNNNNNNNNNNNNNNNNNNNNNNNNNNNNNNNNNNNNNNNNNNNNNNNNNNNNNNNNNNNNNNNNNNNNNNNNNNNNNNNNNNNNNNNNNNNNNNNNNNNNNNNNNNNNNNNNNNNNNNNNNNNNNNNNNNNNNNNNNNNNNNNNNNNNNNNNNNNNNNNNNNNNNNNNNNNNNNNNNNNNNNNNNNNNNNNNNNNNNNNNNNNNNNNNNNNNNNNNNNNNNNNNNNNNNNNNNNNNNNNNNNNNNNNNNNNNNNNNNNNNNNNNNNNNNNNNNNNNNNNNNNNNNNNNNNNNNNNNNNNNNNNNNNNNNNNNNNNNNNNNNNNNNNNNNNNNNNNNNNNNNNNNNNNNNNNNNNNNNNNNNNNNNNNNNNNNNNNNNNNNNNNNNNNNNNNNNNNNNNNNNNNNNNNNNNNNNNNNNNNNNNNNNNNNNNNNNNNNNNNNNNNNNNNNNNNNNNNNNNNNNNNNATTATTAAAACCCAAACTATTTAGGCTTGTCAGTGGTTAAAAGAGATTAAGAATCAGTATATGTATCAGAAACATTGTGCTTGTTNNNNNNNNNNNNNNNNNNNNNNNNNNNNNNNNGTACTNNNNNNNNNNNNNNNNNNNNNNNNNNNNNNNNNNNNNNNNNNNNNNNNNNNNNNNNNNNNNNNNNNNNNNNNNNNNNNNNNNNNNNNNNNNNNNNNNNNNNNNNNNNNNNNNNNNNNNNNNNNNNNNNNNNNNNNNNNNNNNNNNNNNNNNNNNNNNNNNNNNNNNNGATTTTTNNNNNNNNNNNNNNNNNNNNNNNNNNNNNNNNNNNNNNNNNNNNNNNNNNNNNTACAAggcgagaggagaaaaagaaattagaaaccGTGTGAACGGAATAACGGACAGACACAACACCACCNNNNNNNNN
This window encodes:
- the LOC119581714 gene encoding uncharacterized protein LOC119581714 (The sequence of the model RefSeq protein was modified relative to this genomic sequence to represent the inferred CDS: added 74 bases not found in genome assembly) codes for the protein MAGSSDEGDRRGEYFRPLPRTDGRTVTPKMPTFNYFDAGFLLVSMATFAVDVGTDLNLVIRYFLGGSVIWAGLTLALVIVPAIVVMIMSMKWHYGEAEAEAVYAASDVEQATESENKPAKTSSVSKLCWLAHICLWGILHRYILLFKTGIRAQKTKDTEDFRDMYRQQSDVCMLRLFESFLESAPQLVLQLYIMMSHHDYSAWTAITALSSMASLGWGIAAYTKAMRNTLPAKHKMTISGLVLQTFWRMGMIAARVAALALVATVLNEWLLVIMGAHLLAMFIWVVKQKAEYGASTLEKMIFNFIMAVICCFCFFNLKDGRSRYRMLAFYTVTVAENTAFALYYFFLSDHQQVLRLAALGLVFGGMALGLLCLVIYYRFFHPIGPIKMFMKDLPADQENGGKDADICHTLDSNGNSTFRESTRRNIKYMYAASTRKTAECILSAPGVSLESSPASSASQSSPPLVSHIQRPVEMMCSVQDLLANVSCTSEMQVAEVGEEGASQSQGEEPEEKNSEESPVVVEASPSSLERTVTRELEYRLSHSDFQSLCSAGEQSPGTTEAASLPQESHQVCVKSVNSGAAISESVHSSPNSVGIPQKSKTTSQTSVRSGLLSGSQHSGSSILRTSVRRRDATTSETDVRLTSLPHITTSTINLTSKSQEMELDHSDAQLSKAPVPNVELAVIDRMHIIEMESSGTSSENQSDYENIYEGQEARRNLPPKPANLVIAQNLNETQSTQASVPHDYENICAVNINRAMWGLRHWKTYSDIEDRIHDDSTYKERLKALDSTLMSSFHSDYSSVRGLQALRSNSVIDDSESVLSRSLPDLSTLRLETCLEETEEEEEEREADVEGVEVEKEVKNEIETDNKQVSDEAEDDNRLMAVLNQLRASKSMNKSSSVDNIPNYETIWVGDVAKPDTSNTSSQMSSLTSKSSLVVTIGDVRAKESLCNLYYSTMSDLSFRYYSERMRKNSSSGSLASKRSTRDTSREMMRAISVPDNKTLLEVSQLIEEQKKREEEEAKQISGQGGTTVATPCTPRPLKFGPGATPVRSDPSNNRPRRKFSMLRERFENPNWTPLRSPMKRRPSTQRRNSFQDRTAKALQAGMKVFRRPRVHVITPKKGEDKMDTPRLKSPFKSRNVTPSNTLGMKIGPEPLTTETALKTRLLESEGATAIHKTPHIKTPADNRLTKRTPKTSTPENKQPLVKKTPVPIKGAKNLTEGPKTSTPEGNKQLPQISILSAVSSVVPSPESVLKFNLSDHQQRIPLSENVHQIRTSSKSLAMPAIKEAEYIPSVLLPKPFYGSLQSGVAHGSQSLALKPTRIITSDENSQDIRSRPSGSGLGSSQSVLSLKAKQASPLADGGSRLGQSQAMFSGILGLPPYQQEPCRPAIISVTESTENPSGQQNISISRIVLSSPQSPNFNMQKSTLSPTSKIFSRRI